GTTACACGCTCAAAACGGAAGCGCCCTTCGGCATCTGTCACCACGGCCAGTGGGTTAGAGCCCGTTTGCAGCAGCACCACGCTTGCCGCCGGCAATGCTAATTTATCCTGGGCACTTTGCACAACGCCCGTAACGGAAACATTTTGTGCGAAGGCATTCACCATGGTCAGCAACAGGACCAGAGCAAGTAGTAATTTTTTCATTGATGTTTGGTAGAAGTAGAATTCAGGGTTTAGACTAGCAGGTGCGTGTTTAGTTTAACCTCCCTGATAAATTATTTTTATTCACGCCAATTTACCTTTGTGGTAAGTAATTTTGTTGTCTAACAACTTAATATCCAGCGATGTATAAATAAAGCTTTAGACATTGCCTTGCATCACTATAGCCTTGAGGCAAAGGCAATGCAAAGAAGTAGGGGGCTGCGGAAACAATATGGCGCCGGGATAGGTTACAAACACAAGGAATGTGTATTAAGTAGCAATAGGACCTAGTTGCTTATCTGGGTCTTTGCATACTTCAGCGGCTTCCTTTCCGTTTCTCTTTATAAATTTCCATACCTCATTTCCGTTGTTCGTATTTACCGCCATATCTGATTTTGTAAAGCGCCGGCTGGTGCAGCCTGTGCTGAATTTGTTATGGCAGGGAATGACGCCCCGCAGCTTGGCTGCAACGGTGGCCGCAGGTACGGTTGTGGGGGTGATTCCGGCAATAGGTGTCACAACCTTGCTTGGCACGCTGGTGGCGGCGCGTTTCCGCCTAAACATCGCGGCTACGGTGCTGGTCAGTTACCTGGTGCAGCCACTTCAGTTGCTGCTGGCTATTCCGTTTATCCGTTTGGGTATTTCCCTGTTCAGCTTAGGGGAGTTGCGCCTGTCGCTAGCCGAAATGCAGACTATGTTCAATGCCGACTGGGTGGAGGCGCTAAATAAACTTTGGCAGGCTAACCTGGCCGGTGTTGCCGCCTGGGCCTTGTTGGCCACTCCGGTTGGCGTCCTCCTGTACTTGGTGCTGATTCCCCTGTTCAAGTGGCTGCTCCCCAAACCTAAGTTAGCACCCGTTCCAGATGTTCCTTCAGAGCAGATTACGCAAATTATATAGATATCAAAAGAGCCAGCCCTTTATTAAGGCTGGCTCTTTTGATATAGTTTTGAGCAAAAAAATCAGGTAGTCTCCAGTATCTGGAAGAGTTCATCCAGCTTTGGCGTAAGTATGATCTCGGTACGGCGGTTTTTCTGACGTGCCTCCTTGCTTTTCGCATCATCCAGCGGCACATACTTAGAGCGGCCAGATGGCGTAACGCGGGTAGGGTCTACACCTGCATTTGCAAGTATACGCGTGATCTCAGTGGCGCGTAAAACGCTTAGGTCCCAGTTATCCTGCATGCCCACGGTGCCTTTGGCAATCGGAACATCATCGGTATGGCCTTCTACCACCACGTTCACATCTTGCTGCTCCTTCAGTACGGCAGCCAGTTTGCGCAGTGCTTCAACACCCTTCGGGTCTACTTTGGTTGAGCCTGAGTTGAAGAGCAGCTGCTCGGCTAGCGATACGTACACTTTGCCATTTCGCACATTCACCGTCAGGTCTTTGTCGTTAAAGCCAAGGAGTGCGTTGCTTACCCTGTTGCGCAGGTTGGCCACGGCTTTTTCTTTCTCGTCCAGAATGCGCTGCAGCTCAGCCAGGCGCGCCTCCCGTGCTTTCAGGTCGGCATTCAGGCGCTCGATCTGAGATTTGCTCATGTTCAGGTTTTCGCCCAGGGTTTTGCCTTCCTTCAGCGCCTGAGCCAGGCTCTCCTCGTACTCGCGCTTTTGCTGCTCCAGTTTTGCACGCTCGCTCTCCAGGCTGGCTTTGGCCTCTTCCAAAGAAGCTTTCTGCTGCTCCAGTGTCGACTTGTCCTGTTCCAGACCAGCTTTGTCCATTTCAAGCGCATTTTTGCGCGCCATCAGATCTTCGTATTTTTTCTTGGATACCACGCAGGAAGAAAGCGTCACAGAACCCGCCAGCAGCAGCATGGAGGCCCTTAGTAGTTGTTTTTTCATATCAATGAGCTAAAAGTGTTCGATGGGTATAAAGCAAATATAGCGAAAACCTTAGAGCAAGCCAGTGCTTTTTTTCCTGTTTTACATCCATCTACAAAGCCAGCAAAACCTCTTTAAAACTTCTAATTTTAGATTAGATTTTGCCTTGGTCTCTTTCAGCTCATGCTGATTCTTGCTGCAAGAGAGGAGTTGTGCTAGGGTATGTAGTTTCTAACCCTACTATCTCTGTTTCTCTGATTGTGCAGTTGCTGCTTCCCAGCCGATCATGGCCATTTTGCGTTCACTGCCCCAGCGGTACTCGCCAATGCCACCCACGCTTCGGATGACCCGGTGGCACGGAATTAGAAAAGCGATGGGGTTACTGCCTATTGCCGTGCCCACAGCCCGGC
Above is a window of Pontibacter akesuensis DNA encoding:
- a CDS encoding DUF2062 domain-containing protein: MFVFTAISDFVKRRLVQPVLNLLWQGMTPRSLAATVAAGTVVGVIPAIGVTTLLGTLVAARFRLNIAATVLVSYLVQPLQLLLAIPFIRLGISLFSLGELRLSLAEMQTMFNADWVEALNKLWQANLAGVAAWALLATPVGVLLYLVLIPLFKWLLPKPKLAPVPDVPSEQITQII
- a CDS encoding OmpA family protein, producing MKKQLLRASMLLLAGSVTLSSCVVSKKKYEDLMARKNALEMDKAGLEQDKSTLEQQKASLEEAKASLESERAKLEQQKREYEESLAQALKEGKTLGENLNMSKSQIERLNADLKAREARLAELQRILDEKEKAVANLRNRVSNALLGFNDKDLTVNVRNGKVYVSLAEQLLFNSGSTKVDPKGVEALRKLAAVLKEQQDVNVVVEGHTDDVPIAKGTVGMQDNWDLSVLRATEITRILANAGVDPTRVTPSGRSKYVPLDDAKSKEARQKNRRTEIILTPKLDELFQILETT